A region of Rhipicephalus microplus isolate Deutch F79 unplaced genomic scaffold, USDA_Rmic scaffold_123, whole genome shotgun sequence DNA encodes the following proteins:
- the LOC142790728 gene encoding uncharacterized protein LOC142790728 isoform X2 → MQSKCLVTYGDRNVAVAFDEPWTGRDLIEHLKGLDMFSEVDASAIGLTRFDEDFDVFVDITEVDVIENKSRIKVRLTSQVRIADVLEESAQPSQPARTGAYCLPDVPPDIAWMVKCHQPGQYFVGRSRVLQWLHHDLYLYDMYPGKLYTEAARALITRFPNLADVAGTGYDSWREALRFKAKYERKKMKALTKENTERIPRKKKPTEDECTAPRRTERPSAAVLADAEDAETIAGHVLAMTKEVAKARPDMAYIEDCMSRTLPSRREWVSQDSPSVDDIIKKYPALLIGSIVQLEFRLLTKVPIMEKLEEFLGPASGKIVKIARQKRHMQKFLEDLDAVLVDASEDASEEVMLTAAICVLPAMVKERMDAFICKFDPTKTHYVPTVTFMGNVLTSDAFAVRLEDIEIAEKSLLAAISTQMALYWATNIVFDKKAQRTFDVLSRALKVKSGLRPTPLVSVTLTTLSH, encoded by the exons ATGCAATCGAAGTGCCTCGTTACATACGGCGACAGAAATGTCGCCGTCGCTTTCGACGAGCCGTGGACGGGGCGGGATTTAATTGAACACTTGAAAGGGTTGGACATGTTCTCAGAAGTTGACGCCTCTGCCATAGGCTTGACG CGTTTCGACGAAGACTTCGACGTTTTTGTCGACATTACAGAAGTGGACGTGATCGAAAATAAATCGAGAATAAAAGTCCGACTGACCAGCCAAGTCCG GATAGCAGATGTTCTGGAAGAGTCTGCACAGCCGTCACAGCCAGCACGGACCGGTGCATACTGCCTCCCAGATGTACCACCAGACATTGCCTGGATGGTAAAATGCCACCAGCCAGGGCAGTACTTCGTAGGTCGCTCTCGAGTACTACAGTGGCTTCACCATGACTTGTACTTATACGACAT GTACCCTGGGAAATTGTACACAGAGGCAGCACGGGCTTTGATCACCAGATTTCCTAACTTGGCTGATGTAGCGGGGACTGGCTAT GATTCATGGCGAGAAGCTCTAAGATTTAAAGCCAAATATGAAAGGAAGAAAATGAAGGCATTAACAAAGGAGAACACAGAAAGAATTCCGCGGAAGAAGAAGCCTACAGAGGACGAGTGCACTGCTCCTCGGCGCACTGAGAGGCCTAGT GCAGCTGTCTTGGCTGACGCAGAAGATGCCGAGACCATTGCTGGTCACGTTTTGGCAATGACGAAAGAAGTTGCAAAGGCCAGGCCCGACATGGCCTATATTGAGGACTGTATGAGCAGAACTTTGCCAAGCAGAAGGGAGTGGGTGTCCCAAGACAGCCCATCTGTTGATGACATCATTAAGAAGTACCCTGCTCTTTTAATCGGCTCCATC GTGCAGCTGGAATTCAGGTTGCTTACCAAAGTGCCCATAATGGAGAAACTGGAAGAATTCTTGGGGCCTGCTTCAGGAAAAATAGTAAAAATAGCCAGACAGAAACGTCACATGCAAAAGTTTCTGGAAGACCTCGATGCTGTTCTTGTCGATGCCTCTGAAGATGCATCCGAGG AGGTGATGCTCACTGCTGCTATTTGTGTCCTTCCGGCAATGGTGAAGGAAAGAATGGATGCTTTCATCTGCAAATTT gaCCCCACAAAGACGCACTACGTGCCCACAGTCACATTCATGGGAAATGTGTTGACATCTGATGCATTTGCTGTGAGGCTGGAGGACATCGAAATTGCAGAGAAGAGCCTCTTGGCAGCAATTTCCACCCAGATGGCACTATACTGGGCTACCAATATAGTTTTTGATAAAAAAGCTCAACGAACGTTTGACGTTCTATCCCGCGCTCTTAAAGTGAAGAGTGGCCTACGGCCAACACCACTAGTCAGCGTAACACTGACCACCCTGAGCCATtaa
- the LOC142790728 gene encoding uncharacterized protein LOC142790728 isoform X1: protein MQSKCLVTYGDRNVAVAFDEPWTGRDLIEHLKGLDMFSEVDASAIGLTRFDEDFDVFVDITEVDVIENKSRIKVRLTSQVRIADVLEESAQPSQPARTGAYCLPDVPPDIAWMVKCHQPGQYFVGRSRVLQWLHHDLYLYDMYPGKLYTEAARALITRFPNLADVAGTGYDSWREALRFKAKYERKKMKALTKENTERIPRKKKPTEDECTAPRRTERPSVRISNFAQPCRHQVCLCHLANKIYLCFQAAVLADAEDAETIAGHVLAMTKEVAKARPDMAYIEDCMSRTLPSRREWVSQDSPSVDDIIKKYPALLIGSIVQLEFRLLTKVPIMEKLEEFLGPASGKIVKIARQKRHMQKFLEDLDAVLVDASEDASEEVMLTAAICVLPAMVKERMDAFICKFDPTKTHYVPTVTFMGNVLTSDAFAVRLEDIEIAEKSLLAAISTQMALYWATNIVFDKKAQRTFDVLSRALKVKSGLRPTPLVSVTLTTLSH from the exons ATGCAATCGAAGTGCCTCGTTACATACGGCGACAGAAATGTCGCCGTCGCTTTCGACGAGCCGTGGACGGGGCGGGATTTAATTGAACACTTGAAAGGGTTGGACATGTTCTCAGAAGTTGACGCCTCTGCCATAGGCTTGACG CGTTTCGACGAAGACTTCGACGTTTTTGTCGACATTACAGAAGTGGACGTGATCGAAAATAAATCGAGAATAAAAGTCCGACTGACCAGCCAAGTCCG GATAGCAGATGTTCTGGAAGAGTCTGCACAGCCGTCACAGCCAGCACGGACCGGTGCATACTGCCTCCCAGATGTACCACCAGACATTGCCTGGATGGTAAAATGCCACCAGCCAGGGCAGTACTTCGTAGGTCGCTCTCGAGTACTACAGTGGCTTCACCATGACTTGTACTTATACGACAT GTACCCTGGGAAATTGTACACAGAGGCAGCACGGGCTTTGATCACCAGATTTCCTAACTTGGCTGATGTAGCGGGGACTGGCTAT GATTCATGGCGAGAAGCTCTAAGATTTAAAGCCAAATATGAAAGGAAGAAAATGAAGGCATTAACAAAGGAGAACACAGAAAGAATTCCGCGGAAGAAGAAGCCTACAGAGGACGAGTGCACTGCTCCTCGGCGCACTGAGAGGCCTAGTGTACGTATTTCAAATTTTGCACAGCCCTGCAGACATCAGGTTTGTCTTTGCCATCTGGCCAACAAAATTTATCTGTGCTTTCAGGCAGCTGTCTTGGCTGACGCAGAAGATGCCGAGACCATTGCTGGTCACGTTTTGGCAATGACGAAAGAAGTTGCAAAGGCCAGGCCCGACATGGCCTATATTGAGGACTGTATGAGCAGAACTTTGCCAAGCAGAAGGGAGTGGGTGTCCCAAGACAGCCCATCTGTTGATGACATCATTAAGAAGTACCCTGCTCTTTTAATCGGCTCCATC GTGCAGCTGGAATTCAGGTTGCTTACCAAAGTGCCCATAATGGAGAAACTGGAAGAATTCTTGGGGCCTGCTTCAGGAAAAATAGTAAAAATAGCCAGACAGAAACGTCACATGCAAAAGTTTCTGGAAGACCTCGATGCTGTTCTTGTCGATGCCTCTGAAGATGCATCCGAGG AGGTGATGCTCACTGCTGCTATTTGTGTCCTTCCGGCAATGGTGAAGGAAAGAATGGATGCTTTCATCTGCAAATTT gaCCCCACAAAGACGCACTACGTGCCCACAGTCACATTCATGGGAAATGTGTTGACATCTGATGCATTTGCTGTGAGGCTGGAGGACATCGAAATTGCAGAGAAGAGCCTCTTGGCAGCAATTTCCACCCAGATGGCACTATACTGGGCTACCAATATAGTTTTTGATAAAAAAGCTCAACGAACGTTTGACGTTCTATCCCGCGCTCTTAAAGTGAAGAGTGGCCTACGGCCAACACCACTAGTCAGCGTAACACTGACCACCCTGAGCCATtaa